One window of the Epinephelus moara isolate mb chromosome 24, YSFRI_EMoa_1.0, whole genome shotgun sequence genome contains the following:
- the uroc1 gene encoding urocanate hydratase has protein sequence MSSLKEICSGLPLDPLPPNRGRDCNVPHAPIRTPNLTAEEERLALRNALRYFPPTHHATLAPEFAQELRQYGHIYMYRFCPTLRMRAYPIDQYPCRTRQAASIMLMIMNNLDPAVAQFPQELVTYGGNGQVFSNWAQFRLVMHYLSEMTEEQTLVMYSGHPMGLFPSLPSSPRAVITNGMVIPNYSSRDQYESMFALGVSMYGQMTAGSYCYIGPQGIVHGTMLTVLNAGRRYLGSGDLRGRVFVTSGLGGMSGAQAKAAVIAGCIGVIAEVDEAPLRKRHEQGWLMEVTSSMDHCIKRIREAKSSKTALSLGYHGNIVDLWERLLLEYERTGDLLVDLGSDQTSLHNPYNGGYYPVQLSFRQANQLMATDSKRFVAMVQESLRRHVKAINKLSDAGMFFWDYGNAFLLEAQRAGAEVEKVGGGATEFRYPSYVQHIMGDIFSLGFGPFRWVCTSGDPQDLAVTDNIAATVLEEISANVTDRIRQQHSDNIRWIREAGKHKMVVGSQARILYSDQKGRVCIALAINQAVADGRVSAPVVISRDHHDVSGTDSPFRETSNVYDGSAFCADMAVQNFVGDAFRGATWVALHNGGGVGWGEVMNGGFGLLLDGSEEAAKRARLMLNWDVSNGVARRCWSGNSNAYDTIQHTMEENRQLRVTMPFPVQDECVLDRALQG, from the exons ATGTCATCTTTAAAGGAGATATGCAGTGGTTTACCCCTGGATCCACTGCCCCCTAACCGGGGAAGAGACTGCAATGTGCCACATGCACCTATCCGGACCCCGAACCttacagcagaggaggagcgg TTGGCGCTGAGAAATGCACTGCGTTACTTCCCTCCCACCCATCATGCAACTCTTGCACCTGAATTTGCCCAAGAGCTGCGGCAGTACGGGCACATTTACATGTACCGCTTCTGCCCCACGTTACGCATGAG aGCGTACCCCATAGATCAGTACCCGTGCCGCACACGCCAAGCTGCCTCCATAATGCTCATGATCATGAACAACCTGGACCCTGCAGTTGCTCAG TTCCCTCAGGAGCTTGTCACCTACGGAGGCAATGGACAGGTGTTCAGTAACTGGGCCCAG TTTCGTCTGGTGATGCACTACCTGAGCGAGATGACAGAGGAGCAGACTCTGGTCATGTACAGCGGTCATCCCATGGGCCTGTTCCCCAGCCTACCTTCATCACCTCGCGCTGTCATCACCAACGGCATG gtTATTCCAAATTACTCCTCCAGAGATCAGTATGAAAGCATGTTTGCCCTTGGTGTGTCAAT GTACGGTCAAATGACAGCTGGCAGCTACTGCTACATCGGACCTCAGGGTATTGTTCATGGCACTAtg CTGACTGTGTTGAATGCCGGCCGGAGGTACCTGGGCTCCGGTGACTTGAGGGGACGCGTCTTTGTGACCTCTGGACTCGGGGGCATGAGTGGAGCTCAGGCTAAAGCTGCCGTCATCGCAGGATGCATTGGTGTGATTGCAGAG GTGGATGAGGCTCCTCTTAGAAAGAGGCACGAGCAGGGATGGCTGATGGAGGTCACCAGCAGCATGGACCACTGCATCAAACGCATCAG agaaGCCAAGAGCTCCAAGACTGCCCTCAGTCTgggttaccatggcaacattGTAGACTTGTG GGAGAGGCTGCTGTTAGAGTATGAGAGGACGGGGGACCTCCTGGTGGATCTGGGCTCAGACCAGACCTCCCTTCACAACCCATATAACGGAGGCTACTACCCAGTCCAGCTCAGTTTCCGCCAGGCGAATCAGCTCATGGCGACTGATTCTAAGCGTTTCGTAGCCATGGTCCAAGAGAG CCTCCGAAGACACGTTAAGGCCATCAACAAACTGTCTGATGCTGGCATGTTTTTCTGGGATTATGGCAATGCATTTCTCCTGGAGGCCCAGAGAGCTG GAGCAGAGGTGGAAAAGGTTGGCGGAGGAGCAACAGAATTTCGTTATCCCTCTTACGTCCAGCACATTATGGG GGACATTTTCTCTTTGGGCTTTGGCCCGTTCCGCTGGGTGTGCACATCTGGCGACCCCCAAGATCTTGCTGTAACTGACAATATCGCCGCTACTGTCCTGGAGGAAATTAGTGCCAATGTGACTGATCGCATCAGACAGCAGCACAGTGATAACATCCGCTGGATCAGAGAGgctggaaaacacaaaatg GTTGTGGGATCTCAAGCCAGAATCCTGTACTCTGACCAGAAAGGAAGAGTCTGCATTGCTTTGGCTATAAACCAGGCTGTCGCTGATGGACGAGTTTCA GCTCCTGTGGTCATCAGCAGAGACCATCATGATGTCAGCGGCACAGACAGCCCCTTCAGAGAAACCTCTAATGTGTATGATGGATCTGCCTTCTGTGCAG ACATGGCAGTCCAGAACTTTGTTGGTGATGCATTCAGGGGCGCCACATGGGTAGCCCTGCACAACGGTGGTGGTGTTGGCTG GGGTGAGGTAATGAATGGAGGGTTTGGTTTGCTCTTGGACGGCTCAGAGGAGGCAGCAAAGCGAGCCAGACTGATGCTCAACTGGGACGTGTCCAATGGG GTGGCTCGTCGCTGCTGGTCTGGAAACTCCAACGCCTATGACACCATCCAGCACACCATGGAGGAGAACAGGCAGCTGCGTGTCACCATGCCCTTTCCTGTACAGGATGAGTGCGTGCTGGATCGTGCCCTGCAGGGCTAG
- the chchd4b gene encoding coiled-coil-helix-coiled-coil-helix domain containing 4b — translation MSSVRQEGKDRIIFVTKEDHATPSSAELVEEDPNDPYEERGLILPSGEINWNCPCLGGMASGPCGTEFKDAFSCFHYSKEEVKGSECLEQFRAMQECMQRYPELYPQEDDKVQQEQSSETEQTSQDSASAETSGANSTPASEQDSDTTPSSTEGSAES, via the exons ATGAGCTCGGTCAGACAGGAAG GTAAAGACCGAATCATCTTTGTCACCAAAGAGGACCATGCTACACCCAGCAGTGCTGAGCTCGTAGAGGAAGATCCCAACGACCCATATGAGGAGCGAG GTCTGATTCTTCCCAGTGGGGAGATAAACTGGAACTGCCCCTGCCTGGGTGGGATGGCCAGTGGTCCCTGTGGGACTGAATTTAAGGACGCCTTCTCCTGTTTCCACTACAGTAAAGAGGAGGTGAAGGGCTCTGAATGCCTGGAGCAGTTCAGGGCCATGCAGGAGTGTATGCAGCGTTACCCGGAGCTTTATCCTCAAGAAGACGACAAGGTGCAACAAGAACAATCGTCAGAAACAGAACAGACCTCACAAGACTCTGCATCTGCAGAAACATCAGGTGCAAACTCAACACCTGCCTCTGAGCAGGACTCTGATACCACTCCATCCAGCACAGAGGGCTCAGCGGAAAGCTAA
- the sec61a1 gene encoding protein transport protein Sec61 subunit alpha-like 1, whose product MGIKFLEVIKPFCAVLPEIQKPERKIQFREKVLWTAITLFIFLVCCQIPLFGIMSSDSADPFYWMRVILASNRGTLMELGISPIVTSGLIMQLLAGAKIIEVGDTPKDRALFNGAQKLFGMIITIGQAIVYVMTGMYGDPSEMGAGICLLIIIQLFVAGLIVLLLDELLQKGYGLGSGISLFIATNICETIVWKAFSPTTVNTGRGTEFEGAIIALFHLLATRTDKVRALREAFYRQNLPNLMNLIATVFVFAVVIYFQGFRVDLPIKSARYRGQYNTYPIKLFYTSNIPIILQSALVSNLYVISQMLSTRFSGNFLVNLLGTWSDATSGGPARAYPVGGLCYYLSPPESFGSVLDDPVHAVIYIVFMLGSCAFFSKTWIEVSGSSAKDVAKQLKEQQMVMRGHRETSMVHELNRYIPTAAAFGGLCIGGLSVMADFLGAIGSGTGILLAVTIIYQYFEIFVKEQSEVGSMGALLF is encoded by the exons TCAAATTCTTGGAAGTGATAAAGCCATTCTGTGCAGTGCTGCCAGAAATCCAAAAACCTGAGAGAAAG ATCCAGTTCAGAGAGAAAGTATTATGGACTGCCATcactctcttcatcttcctggTGTGTTGCCAG ATCCCACTCTTTGGCATCATGTCCTCAGACTCTGCAGATCCATTCTACTGGATGAGAGTCATTCTGGCCTCAAACAGAG GTACCCTGATGGAGCTGGGTATCTCGCCTATTGTCACCTCAGGCCTGATCATGCAGCTGCTTGCTGGAGCTAAGATCATTGAGGTTGGAGACACGCCAAAGGACAGAGCCCTCTTCAATGGAGCTCAGAAAT tgtttggaATGATCATCACCATCGGCCAGGCCATCGTGTATGTGATGACAGGCATGTATGGAGATCCCTCTGAGATGGGTGCTGGAATCTGTCTGCTCATCATCATTCAG CTGTTTGTGGCCGGGCTgattgtgctgctgctggacgAGCTGCTCCAAAAGGGCTATGGTCTTGGTTCAGGAATCTCGCTGTTCATCGCTACCAACATCTGTGAGACGATCGTGTGGAAGGCCTTCAGCCCTACGACTGTTAACACTGGAAGAG GCACAGAGTTTGAGGGAGCGATCATTGCGCTTTTCCATCTGCTGGCCACTCGCACAGACAAAGTACGTGCTTTGAGAGAGGCCTTCTACAGACAGAACCTGCCCAACCTCATGAATCTCATCGCCACAGTGTTCGTCTTTGCTGTAGTGATATACTTCCAG GGATTCAGGGTCGATCTACCTATCAAGTCAGCCCGCTACCGTGGCCAGTACAACACCTACCCCATCAAGCTCTTCTACACCTCCAACATCCCCATCATCCTGCAGTCTGCCCTGGTCTCCAACTTGTACGTTATTTCCCAGATGCTCTCCACACGCTTCAGTGGCAACTTCCTGGTTAATCTGCTCGGTACTTGGTCT GACGCAACGTCAGGTGGTCCGGCCCGTGCCTACCCTGTAGGTGGACTCTGTTACTACCTCTCTCCCCCGGAGTCGTTTGGTTCTGTTCTTGATGACCCAGTCCATGCAGTCATCTACATCGTCTTCATGCTCGGATCATGTGCCTTTTTCTCCAAGACCTGGATTGAGGTCTCAGGCTCCTCTGCTAAAGAT GTGGCAAAACAACTGAAGGAGCAGCAGATGGTGATGAGGGGACACAGAGAAACCTCAATGGTCCACGAACTGAACAG GTACATTCCTACTGCAGCTGCCTTTGGTGGACTGTGTATTGGTGGTTTATCAGTAATGGCGGACTTTCTGGGAGCCATCGGCTCCGGCACTGGTATCCTGCTGGCTGTCACCATCATCTATCAGTACTTTGAGATCTTTGTGAAAGAACAGAGCGAAGTCGGCAGCATGGGGGCCCTGCTCTTCTAG